TGGTTAGGTTATCTTTGGTACCCTGGACAGGCAATTAGCAGGCAGATGCTGAAACTTCCTCCTCAATGCATTTGTATAGACTTCTAGGTCCTTTGGACAGCTGAAAATAGATAGTGTTTTCTTAATGATCCATGCATAAAACAAAGACGAGATACATCACCGTTAAATAACTAAAACACTGGACTAGAGTTAAGTAACTTCTTACCACAATCTTGCTACACCAGTCGAGCACCCATCACGAGCTGGTTTCACACATACTGTCTCTGTTTGTAGTTTTGCTTTAAGTTCATTCCAGATATCAACAAGAGATGACTTCAGTACTTCTTCTGTTGCTCTTACATCCTTTGGAATGGTACGGACTccataactagcaagctacacaagtacCACAAATACTGTTAACTTCTTTGGCATGGTCACAGTGGACAGAATTTTTCGGTGAGCAAATGTTGTGTTACTAACAAATTGATTTAAGCTGTTTGTGTCATAGTGACATCATGGAATATCATTCTATATTCATGCTAGGAAATCAATATTTAAATACCCATAGGAACCCGTAAAAGAGTAAAAGTTACAAAAGGTTCATACATGGTCAACAGCAAGTGAACTTGCAACTTTGTCAATGCATGTTCTAGAAGCTATTGGTCCTGGTCCTGCATGACAAGAGCTTTTACATTCTTTAGTCTGGCCACATACAAATACTCTATATATATAAGCTAAAAGTGAACCTGTGTAAGGAACTCCTGCagattccaacaatgtctgaatgGTACCATCCTCTCCAATGCCACCATGCACTACATATAACACACAAGACATGAACACCTAAGAAAAAAAGAAACAGTAAGGAACAGATGTATATTATAAATGCAACAGTCAGGCGAAAGGCTCTCCATCTGGAATAGTGTCATTACTAATTATATGTTTGGTTCAATTTAAGAAAATGAGTAATATGATTGAATAATTGGCACTTGACAGAGTTCATTGATTCCGGAAATATTACATGCAATGCATTTCTGATCGTATTGTTTTGCAATAGTTGGAACATTATACATTAATGTGCATAGAAGTTCGACTAGATTAGTATAATTTTGGAAAAATACCTGCTATAAAGACTACAGCTTCAGTTTCTTTTACATGGTTGATCCACTCTTGTAGAGAGTATTTGATAGGTTGTTCATAAGCAATGTCAAAGCCTGCAAACCAATCATGTTTGCTCAATGCTGGCCCAAGTTCATTCATTACTTGACCACGCAAACGTTTTGTTATTTTAACTCGTTCCGGCTCAGTCGCCTCAACGCATGCAGCATGAACTTCTTCAGTGGTATGTCGTAACACTAATGAATATCTGCCACATAGAGTACGCCAAGTTTAGTCATTTTAACAAGTAAAAGCCAAGTTtagtcattttaccaagtaaatgTTACGGTGCATAACTACAATATTATCCACAAGATCCAATGAGATGCAACACTTACGGCAACGTCCAAACTTCTCTTGAACTGTCACTGAAATCTTGATCATGGGAGGAGAAATATCCATTTGCAGGAGCAAGCAAACACGGTGTCACGTCAAGCTGAAAGCAACAGAAGTGAAAAGAATCTAAAATATCGATGCATGAAAATAGAACATAGCTACGTAGGCAACAAACATGGTATCATACCATATCAAGCTTAAAGCATGGTATGGTATGGCATACAGTTTCAAGCAACAAATTCTAGACCAACATGGCCAGAAATTTTATAAACACAATGCGGAAGCACCAAGAAATGAGAATAGAAACACAATGAATATGCAAAGTCAAATATTTGAAAGCAAGGGATCTCACATCATTAAAACCTTGGAGATTAAGCCAGACATTGGTGCCACTCATAAGTGATACTTGCCGCTCTGAAGTGTCCCCTCCGAAGATCACAAAAACCTTCTGTCTTGATGTACCTTTGTGGATTGCTTCTACTTGTTTGGATGGTTGTAGTTTTCTGGACAAAGTGGTCCAAGCATTATTGCATGGAACAAGAGAAGGGAATCGCGAGCAAGCATGCTGAACAACTGTACGAAGGATTCGAGAGTGAGAGAACCCAACCTGAAAAGTGTTGTTTTTCGTTCTGAAGTTAGTAACGAAATTAAGCATTATGAGCACAAAAGTATCTGCATGATACTTACTTTATGTAACAGCATGATAATGAGTATAAAAAACCTTTAGCAAAActaatttttttagaaaggacggTAAAAGCTTTGCCGCAATTTCTATTagacgaagaaagaaaaaaaagggcaAGCGTCCCGCCCAGTTTTTTGGATGGAAACTGTGCCCAAAAAACATACAACTGAGGAGAGTGCACCACTCATCCTACTCAACTTTGGTACAACGTCCTGACAACTGCATATCATACCAAAATACAAATATCCTCAATGGTTGACAGTTTGAAGAAAAGATGCACAGATATCATGTATGCTATTTAAATAAGAATTTCTCCAGAATCAGAAACGCCAAATTACAATGTGTGTGATGCCATATTATTATTACCGCTGAAGCTTGTTGGAACAAAAAGCTGGTTTGCTCCATCCCACTTATCTGTTACAGAGAATACAACAGGTATCATGCACTAGAAACTGCAAGACATGATCCAAACTTGAGAACAAAGAGAACCAAGAGTATGCTTACCAAATTAATATCCGTGAAAAGAACAGTTCCATACTTGGTATTTCCAAAATTTTCACTATTTTCAGCTGAGGGTAAAGAAGCAACAGGAGAAGGTAAAAACCAACCATCTATCCTTGCATAGTCGTGCAGGCCAAGGCGACGAAATAAAAGAGAAATTCCTTGTCTTATACAATCGATCACCTCTGCTGGAAAACGTGGAGGCGAATGATAAGCAACCTGGGAAGAGATCAATGAATGCTTGAATTGATTCTTGTGTAAGAAAACCAGGCTTGTGAAAAAATGGAGTTATTTGAACAAGGCCTTGTCACAGGAAGTTCTATAAGTTTGTTTCAAATGAGTCAGAAGGACTTAAGAAGCAGAGATCAACAGAAAGGAACCAATAGTTTTGCACAAATGACCCCTGAAACTTGTATTTTAGTCTGGGCTATATACCTGTCGACTTGGAAGGTACTTCTTGCGGTAGTTAAATATTGTGTCCTCCTTGGTATCACTATTGTTGGAGTACTGAAGCTCAACCTGCAAAAGGGAAGGAAAATAAAATAGGTTAATTCAGGCTCTCTAACACATTTAATTTAAACTTACCAATAGATAACAGCATATTTCTTTTGTCCTAAAAGGACCATCCAGAATATTTGGTCAAGTTGTTACAATGTCTCCAGCATGACAGAATAAGAGAATAAGCAAACGAAGATGTATCATACTTCTGTTGGAAGCAGAACGACAGGCTCACTGTTGTTAGCAGTCCCAACATCAACCACAATGGCTGTAAACTCAGTGCCCCCTTCAAGGAAAACCTCTATGATAACTTTATGATCAATTCCCTGTCAATAAGCATAGGATTTCAGGTCTCAAAATATTACTGTGTTTAACTTGAATGATTCCAGAAGTATAGTAGAAAGTATTCTGCACCTCTGAAATAATTTCCTCAGCTTTCTGGGCAGCGTCATTCACACCATAAGCAACAACCACGCCAATGCTTGACCCAGCCCTTGTAGGTTTGACCTGTGCAAAGCACATCAGAAGTTACCCCTTCACCAATCCAACCCTGAAAACAATCTTTAAAGTAAAACACTATCACTTACAATCACTTTGCCATTTTCTTTGTTCAGATTGACGGTTTGGAACCATGCCTCTAACTCCAGCTTAGCCAACTTGTCCTTCTGCTTTGTCATAGACACAATTGCAAGATACAGGATTAGGTCACCAAAGAAGAGCATCGGAATTAGTAACCACACTCCCAATTTTTCTTAGCTACTGTGGTAATATTGTGAcagacaagaaaatattttgttCCTTTTTCCAAGTATTAATTAAGATTCAGTCCACTGGAGGTGGCAGAATAATTAAACCAAAACTTATTTTCAGATATATGTAGCAGAAAAAAGCATAGTGCCAAAGATTCAACAATTTTGACTCTCAATGCCTGTTTTTCAACAAAATTACACATTATGCTCATTAATAAAGATAAAGATAGTGCATATCACATTGAGGGCACTATGAAATGACAAACAAGCCTTACCTCCACAAGAAAGTTTGGCACTGTTAAGAAACCTTGTGCATTGAGCTCGAGCGACGCATTATGCTGCAGCCATGTTCAAGACTAAAATAAGGAACTGGATAAATGGATCCGCTGACATTAAATGAAATTACAAGTTACAATAGTGAAAACACAAGATATTGATGCACACATCACATTTCACATAGCATCCTTAGAAGATTGTACATTGTAGCAATACTTTCAACCTGCTCACTGGATAACATTTCATAAACTCCACTTGCTGAATACATGGAACATTTTGTCCTAGTAAGTTCCACAATATCCATAATCAGCAAACAAGTTTCACGGATAATACTAGAACACTTTCCCATCATTTCAGAAAAAAGCTGGGTATGGTACTGAATAGTGGGCTTGCATacctcctcttaatgaaaaacgtgccaCGGCACGGTCGCGAAAAAAAAATAGTGGGCTTGCATCCAAGTATGCAATTACATAGAAGGACGGTAGGGAGAAGTTGATGACATATCTTGTCAAGAGCAATCTTGAAAGAAACATACAATGTACCTTGTCAAAAGCACGCTGGCATTCCTTAGAGGGTGTCCCAACAAATGGAACATTTGCTTTCTCCAAAAGCTCCTGAATATTTCAAAGCGATTGTGAACATATGGATGTCAGACCCACACATATTAAGTAAACAGGTGAGTGTGTAAACAGCGGTCAACTAAGAGGCATTCAAACACTATAGCTAGTGCAATGGCAAGTGAAACATATAATCAACAAGCACGAATCGATATCTTTTCCTTGTAAACCAGATTTCACTGGTAAGAACAAACCTGAATGCCaccatcttcaccaaatttcccATGGATCACTGGGAAGACAATGTCAACATTGGTGGCAAGATGCTCCGCAAAGTCAGATAGGGAGTCAAATCCTTGGGCTAAACTGCAGAAATGAAGCTTCAAAATGAAAAAATTGGAATGGTAATGTTAGCAAGGAACAAAAATCAGCTGTTGACTGGCTTACCTTTCAAGTTTGAAATCAAAATCCGAAGGCGTGTTGGAATATAGCTGTGGGGCAAAACATGTGAAACAGTTATTTTACTCTGACTGAATATGAGTTCATAAAGTAGGAACTAGCAACCGAAGTACATGTCTCAAACAACTTTATAAAGGATAAAAGGCTTTGCCATTTGGGTACTAGCTTCAGCAGAACAGAACATGCAACTGTTAACCCAAATTCGACCAAGGGAACCTTTGTCTTATTACACTATTACAGTATATTGAAGTGGGCTTGAATAAATGTAACCCTCACCAGTGGAGGTACATAAATCCATATAGGCTCAGCACCCTGGCATGACACAAAGCTTGAGCTAGCCACAGGAAGTTGTAAAGCTAAGAAAAGTTGAGGCAATTGTGTTGCTAAGCTGAGCAGAGCTTGATTCCTCGATCAGGGATTCAGGGTCTTCTATAAATAACAAACCAAGCAACTAGGGGGAGTTGCTATAGAAAAAATAGTGCGTGTCCAACTCAATTAAAAAATGGCACAGACAGGACAACCACCAGAGTATATTCAGCTTACATATAGATATTATAGTATTAATATTAACAAACAAGAGATTCCGAGCACATGAGGTCACCTGCGCAGGAGAAATTGCGAAGGCCTTCATGGCACAGTCAATGTAGTAGCAGCGGACGACCAAATCCTCTCCCTGTATCGGACCATGACAATTACTATATATCATCAGCATTCAGCAAGGAAgtgactgactgactgactggCACTTCCCACATTCATCAAGGGGAAGAAAATACTAAGCAAGGAACACGAGTGACGAGACAGCACACAGGCGCGAATGGTGATGGTGCACACTATACAGACCGCATGCAGTTCAACGTACTACTACTTGTTCCTAGCAGAAAAGGATGGATTCCTGGCGGGCGGCGCAGACCCGGAGCCAACACGCAGTGAATTAAGTCAAAGCAGAGCACACTAGTGTGATAGTGTCACAGAAAATGTAGTGTAGTTCAAAAGTCAAAGCAGCGGCAGCTCCAATTCAAATTCCCAGTAACGCGTCGCTATGTATCCGGTCAAATTCAAACCCGCGCGCCACGAACGGCAACGGTATCAGACTATCAGTATGAAGTGCAATACCTGGATGTGATCCAGCACCGAGCGCGCGGAGTTGAGGGAGACGCCCCTCTCGCCGGAGGGCCCGCCGCAGACGAGGCCGACGCGGAGCGGCCTCCCCTGCTCCCCCGCCTCCATCCCGCGCTGCTCGTGGTCGGACACCACCGCGCGGAGGCGGAGCGGAGCGAGGCCTCGCGCCGCGGAGGCGAACCCTAGTGGCGGGGACGAGAcgagcgcgcggcgcggcgcggcgagggcgTGGAGGTGGCGAAGGGTCGGGGAGGAGAGCCGGGCCCGGGGCAGGGTCTGGGGACGCGACAGCAGCATGCGATGCGATGCGGTGGGAAGGGGGTGGAGGAGCGGGGCGGGCAGAGGCAGCGATCGAGCTGATGCGGCCGTCTGCCGTGGAgttgggtggtggtggcggtggcggtggtggactggtgggagCCGGCGCGGGAGTGGGAGTGCGGGAGAGCGATGTGAAGTGCGGAAGGCGTGGCAGCGCCCATATCCCTTTTTTGTAGCGGAGGGGGAGGAAGCGGCCGGCGCCGGCTTGTCGTCTTCCCCATCCCCTGCCTGCCGCCGATGGCGCTGCCGTCTTCAGATGTTTCTTTCGCCACCTCCATCATCCAGTCATCTATTGACAACATATcattaggccatgtttagatcccacctaaaatccaaaaattttcaagattctccatcacatcaaatcttgcggcatatgcatgaagtattaaatgtaggtaaaaagaaaaactaattgcacagtttgcccgtaattggcgagacgaatcttttaagcctaaatagtccataattggacaatttttgccaaatacaaacgaaagtgctacaataaccaAAAGTCaaaaattttcgcatctaaacggggccttattcTCAGTCTCAGGTCGTGACTCGTGAGGGCGATCAACGTCTGGTACTCTGATTTGTGTCATCCATCTAGTAGTGCAATAATGCCAAAGATGCATTTCGTGATCAACGTCTGGTTTGCGTCATCCATCCGAATAGGATAAATAAACAACTCTAGTGAGTAGTAGGAGCAAGTAATTGATACACTTGCTGACGACAAAAATTGATTTGGTTGGCCGTCTCACATTGTTGTTAATCCATGGATTATAGTTCCGGACGGCAATTGCGTGCCGTCTTATGATCACGATGGCCTAcccgactctctctctctctctctctctctctctctctctctctcagcttaATGGCCATTTGAAAGGATTAAGTCCATTTTTTTTCTCCTCAGCTATAGGGTtcgtctaattttaaccctcaactacaaaaccatCTAGTGATGATACCCTAACTgttaaaaccgttcacttttagcaccttaGCGCGGGCAGGGTTGTTTTGTCCTACATGGAGcggttttgaccacgccacaCTGGCATTGACCACCACGTAGGATGTCAACCTCCATCTCAGTGACATATGGGGCCCACACATCACCTCCCTCTCGTGCTGCCGCCGCGGACGCTTGCGTCGCGGATGGGGCAGCTTCGACCACGAAGCTCCTAGTGCGACCGCGATCCATGGATgacgacgaggaagaggaagacgaCGTGCTGCCGCCGCCAGTCCGCATCCGCTTGGGCTCCCGTGTCAAGTCCGTGGACGACGGGTCGGCCGACGTCACCACCAGCGAGGGGATCGACTTCAGGGCGTAGGTGCTGCTGGACGAGTCGACGGCGGGCGGGAGATCAAAGTAGCCAGCACCGACGCTGCGCGCCACTTGTGACGGTGGACGCGAGCCTCGGGGCCGGCGGCGTCGCGGGCGGGAGCGACGACGGGGGCGCGTTGAGCTCGGACAGCATCCTCACGGCAGCACCCCCACACTGCCTCTGCCCCGAGCGACGCCGACGTCGTCCCCCGCGCAGGCATCCGGCATGAAGCCGCGTAGGGGGCGCAGGCCTTGGCTTTCCCAATGGCAAGGAGGACCGCGGCATCATGTGCTGGCAGTGCAGTGAGCACCCGCCGTGGATGCGCGAGGATCGGGAGAGGCGAGACACGCCGCCAGCGGCTTGAAGAGGACCGACACGGCCGCGGACGGTGAGACGGCTATGACGCGCGCGGCGGCAGCGATGGCGCAGGGGCTGACGTGGGCGAGGTGCGGCACGAGGTCGTGCGCAAGGTGGATGGGGAGGTCAGGCGTGGCGGCCGCGGCAGGCGAGGCGAGGAGCTGGAGCGCGAGCGCGGAGACGTGCTTCTGGTGGGCGGCGAGCAGCGGTGGCTGAAGAGgaaaaggagagggagaggatgagtgattgacatgtgggccccacatgtcactaaGATGATTGCCGATGTCCTACGTGGCGGTCAATGCCAGCGTGGTGTGGTCAAGCCCGCTCCACGTCGGTCAAAAcagccccgcgccgcgcgccaGGTGCTAAAaatgaacggttttgacagtttgGGTACCAGCATTAGGCGGTTTTATAGTTGAGGATCAAAATTAGACGAACTCAATAATTGAGGggtcaaaagtggacttaatccccATTTGAAATGTATTGATTTCACAAGATTTAATTCATTTTCATAAAAAAAATCCTTCAGTTCATTTTTCTCTAACTTTAATCGAGATATTGAAAAGAATACAAAAAAAACACCTACATCACAAAATTGGTTTTACTAAATCCACCAGGGAAAAATATTTTGATACTATATTTATTCAGCATTATGTATGTTAATATTATTTTCATATAGACTTGGTTAGTAAAAATCTATATAATATTGGATTTAGGGAAAATGGTAAATGAACCTACATTTGAATACAGAGGGAATACATGCCATTGTTCCAAAAAAAATGTAAAATTTCAATTTCAATACTTGCTTATCTATATAATATAAACTAATTTGTCAATAAACACAGAGTCAATACGAGCCCAGGCCTGATCCATAGAGCCCATATCGTCCTGGGCCATCGGTCGGCAGGCTGACCCAAAACGCTCATTAGCCCGCATTTGTTTGGCCGTCTCAGCCTCTCATCAGGAATTAAGACGCTGTTCAGGTGCCCCCGCGACCCGGAGCGCCGGAGCTCTCCATCAGTCGATCTCTTCCCATCCTCCACCTTCCTCGCCGTACAGCCACCGCCGAGACCCTAGATATCTGTCGAATCAGCGAGGGGAGAAGGCGGCGTCGAGATGACCGGACTCAACGGCAAGCACAAGGCCGTGGAGTCCCCGCTGGCCAAGCGCCCAGCGCAGCACAAGCCCCAGGCTTCACGCCGGACCAAGCGCATCAAGGAGCCGGCTCTTCCCTCGAAGCGACAGTTCTTCACCGATCGAGCGCCGCTGCCTCACGGTTGTGAGGACTATGTCCCTGTCAGCTACAACCTCCGCAACCGCACAGTCTTCGTCCCGAAGAATACCCGCAAGCCCATCGTCCCTACTACCAGCGAGCCCGCTCCCCCAGAATCAGAGTTCAGGCAACTCAATCCTCTCCCTTTATCCCTTATTCCCTTCCCTCTTCCCCTCTTTtttttatacatatatataaggCCTTTATCCCTTATATATTACTTAATTTTGCATTGTTGTACTCATCGCTTCTTCGAATTCCATTATGATGCAGCGGTTTAGGCGTATTTGATTGTGTCTGTCCAGTAAATTGTGGCAGGAACCGCATTATGCTATCCCCACCCCACCCCTAGAGTGCAGCTGCAATGCAAGCCCTGTTGAAGAGGCATTCACCCCATGTTTTGTTTACTCATCCATTCATGTCCCCCTCGTTTGCTTTACTGTTTCTACATACTTTTATAGCTCTTTTTTTCTGGCAAAATGTATCCATTCTTGATTTTAGATGTATCATCACATCTAAGCATTTGTCAATGTTGACTGGATACTAAGTTTGCTGTTGACAACTACAAGCCATACTCTTCCTGTCTCCTACTAGTAAAGTGCACCTAAGGTCCAACATTCATGGTTTATTCCTGCAACTTATCACCTTAATTTCCAGAATCCAGAATCATCGTGCAAAGGAACACTGTACTTATCCAATTCCTTTCTGCATGCTCTCGATGTGATAATGAGACATTGAGTATTCATTTTTCAGTCTGGTTGAATGGTTATCTGAAAAAGAGAAATGTAATGTTGTTGTTTTGCTCTTGCAGAAAGGAACCTAAGTATAGGCCATCGAAGCAGACCTCGACATGTGCGCATATGGGTCTGGAACACTACAACAGCATGAATCAGGTCAGTACTACACTACTACTAGAATCAGCAAATAGCAGATGG
Above is a genomic segment from Miscanthus floridulus cultivar M001 chromosome 3, ASM1932011v1, whole genome shotgun sequence containing:
- the LOC136542847 gene encoding uncharacterized protein, coding for MLLSRPQTLPRARLSSPTLRHLHALAAPRRALVSSPPLGFASAARGLAPLRLRAVVSDHEQRGMEAGEQGRPLRVGLVCGGPSGERGVSLNSARSVLDHIQGEDLVVRCYYIDCAMKAFAISPAQLYSNTPSDFDFKLESLAQGFDSLSDFAEHLATNVDIVFPVIHGKFGEDGGIQELLEKANVPFVGTPSKECQRAFDKHNASLELNAQGFLTVPNFLVEKDKLAKLELEAWFQTVNLNKENGKVIVKPTRAGSSIGVVVAYGVNDAAQKAEEIISEGIDHKVIIEVFLEGGTEFTAIVVDVGTANNSEPVVLLPTEVELQYSNNSDTKEDTIFNYRKKYLPSRQVAYHSPPRFPAEVIDCIRQGISLLFRRLGLHDYARIDGWFLPSPVASLPSAENSENFGNTKYGTVLFTDINLISGMEQTSFLFQQASAVGFSHSRILRTVVQHACSRFPSLVPCNNAWTTLSRKLQPSKQVEAIHKGTSRQKVFVIFGGDTSERQVSLMSGTNVWLNLQGFNDLDVTPCLLAPANGYFSSHDQDFSDSSREVWTLPYSLVLRHTTEEVHAACVEATEPERVKITKRLRGQVMNELGPALSKHDWFAGFDIAYEQPIKYSLQEWINHVKETEAVVFIAVHGGIGEDGTIQTLLESAGVPYTGPGPIASRTCIDKVASSLAVDHLASYGVRTIPKDVRATEEVLKSSLVDIWNELKAKLQTETVCVKPARDGCSTGVARLCCPKDLEVYTNALRRKFQHLPANCLSRAHGVIEMPVPPPESLIFEPFIETDEIIISNKLENGSARHLVWKGENDWLEITVGVVGKRGEMHSLNPSITVKESGDILSLEEKFQGGTGINLTPPPATIMGEDALQRCKKSIEIMANALGLEGFSRIDAFVNVRSGEVLLIEVNTVPGMTPSTVLIHQALAEEPPVYPHKFFRTLLDLAFARAK
- the LOC136547555 gene encoding uncharacterized protein isoform X2 — encoded protein: MTGLNGKHKAVESPLAKRPAQHKPQASRRTKRIKEPALPSKRQFFTDRAPLPHGCEDYVPVSYNLRNRTVFVPKNTRKPIVPTTSEPAPPESEKEPKYRPSKQTSTCAHMGLEHYNSMNQGDEHELVKAVDSNCFIFNGGWIHTNFLAKRKGATTCPDLVPKYFFTELKCDYNGLSCLSCVTMDPGVPRKFGGCGVCPPQIMHPVDGGYRNAQPFHPSATAGNCVMGF
- the LOC136547555 gene encoding uncharacterized protein isoform X3, translated to MTGLNGKHKAVESPLAKRPAQHKPQASRRTKRIKEPALPSKRQFFTDRAPLPHGCEDYVPVSYNLRNRTVFVPKNTRKPIVPTTSEPAPPESEFRKEPKYRPSKQTSTCAHMGLEHYNSMNQGDEHELVKAVDSNCFIFNGGWIHTNFLAKRKGVPRKFGGCGVCPPQIMHPVDGGYRNAQPFHPSATAGNCVMGF
- the LOC136547555 gene encoding uncharacterized protein isoform X1 — encoded protein: MTGLNGKHKAVESPLAKRPAQHKPQASRRTKRIKEPALPSKRQFFTDRAPLPHGCEDYVPVSYNLRNRTVFVPKNTRKPIVPTTSEPAPPESEFRKEPKYRPSKQTSTCAHMGLEHYNSMNQGDEHELVKAVDSNCFIFNGGWIHTNFLAKRKGATTCPDLVPKYFFTELKCDYNGLSCLSCVTMDPGVPRKFGGCGVCPPQIMHPVDGGYRNAQPFHPSATAGNCVMGF